Proteins co-encoded in one Paracrocinitomix mangrovi genomic window:
- a CDS encoding tetratricopeptide repeat protein: MINPKLMLAFVAMVLSFQISLAQEKEKQIAQLMDEVNKHLEKRDCESAIVALDKILTYDGDHFKTLLIKGTCLQNLNKYQEASDLFHQLLLKDSSNFEIYQHLVTCYSGLHMHDKGIEYSRIGLAYASTNKEKEFMLWGIGTLHMEKMDYDSAKFYYDKVLEINPRNRVVILNNSYILIELEKYKLAEKLILKVIEDDDIPNTYNDFSNLGYVYVKLGEYKKAKKYLDISKKMNPENNWIYRNYGILYKALGKKSKACKYYQKALDMGFVSHWGERYIKELADYCNQ, encoded by the coding sequence AATTTCATTAGCACAAGAAAAAGAGAAGCAAATTGCTCAATTAATGGATGAGGTAAACAAACACCTTGAAAAACGTGATTGTGAATCGGCAATAGTCGCCCTGGACAAAATATTGACTTATGACGGGGACCATTTTAAAACACTTTTAATAAAGGGAACTTGTTTACAAAACTTGAATAAGTACCAAGAAGCCTCAGATCTGTTTCATCAATTACTCCTAAAAGATTCTTCCAATTTTGAAATCTATCAACATCTGGTAACCTGTTACAGTGGTTTGCATATGCACGACAAGGGTATTGAATACAGTAGAATAGGATTGGCTTATGCATCAACCAATAAAGAAAAAGAGTTCATGCTGTGGGGAATTGGAACATTGCACATGGAAAAAATGGATTATGATAGTGCAAAATTTTACTATGATAAGGTGTTGGAAATCAATCCAAGAAATAGAGTAGTAATATTGAACAATTCATACATTTTAATAGAACTTGAAAAATATAAGTTGGCTGAGAAGTTAATTCTAAAAGTGATAGAGGATGATGATATCCCAAATACATATAATGATTTTTCAAACTTGGGATATGTATATGTTAAGTTGGGAGAGTATAAAAAAGCGAAAAAGTACCTTGACATCTCCAAAAAGATGAATCCAGAAAACAATTGGATTTATCGAAATTATGGCATTTTGTATAAAGCCCTGGGTAAAAAAAGCAAAGCATGTAAGTATTATCAAAAGGCGCTTGACATGGGATTTGTCTCGCATTGGGGTGAAAGGTATATTAAAGAATTGGCCGATTACTGTAATCAATAA